The genomic window TACTTTCCAACGGTTCGTTTGCATGGTTCACCTCTGCTTTTTCAGAGAAGTGTAGAGGAAAAAAGAACGGAAAAATTGTATAAAATCGTCAGAAGGACTTTATTTCGAAAATCCGGGATACGGTTTCCAATTCGGGATCCATCTCGGAACATTTTCTTTATAGTGAGTGTATTCCTGTCCGAATCTCAAAACTAATCCGGGTTCTTCCCTGTAGATGAAATAGATCGTATTCGTGAGAAAGAAAATAACTGCCAACGCAAGAAGATGCGGAGAAAGCAAAAAGAAAGTCTCTCCGAGCAAAATGAAAAGGACGCCAGTGATCATAGGATTCCTGCAATAGCGATAGGGGCCTACAACGATCAATCTTTGGGTAGGTTCCCAAGGAGCGATGGTACCTTCTCCTTGTTTGCGAAAGAGAGAAACCGTTCTGTATAAAAGAGCGATCCCGAATATGGACAGAAGAACTCCAACGACTCGGATCGGTAGATCGTTGGAGAGGTAGATCGGGTACGGGCGATATATAAAATACGGCAAGATGACTGTAACCGTAAACGGTAGGACCAAAATATCCCGGATATGCGCAAGAGTAGAAATTGTTTTTGTAGGACGTACCATATCAAGGATCCGTCCTTAAATTTTGAATTAAGATCTCCGCTCCCTCATAATCCTCTTCTCCCACATAAAAAGCGATCAACGTATCATTGGGAGGAAGAACCCCTCTCAATACATTTGCTTCGTCTCCTTTCTTGATATAAGCGATCTCTTCCGAAGACAATAAGGATTCCATAAGTCCTGCTTCGATCGGGTCGTTGGTTTCAAATAACTTCTTCAATGGACTTACTTCTCGCTATAACCTAGCACTTCCCAACACCAGCGCTTTTCTAACTCTCTGTCTGCAAAGGTGACCGATTCCGGATCCGCATTCTCTTGCAGAATTTTCCAAGCGGCACGATTTTCATTTTTGGAAACAATCCTCGCTCCCGGAAAATCTCCGCCAAGTTCTTCCGATTTTTTGGAAGCTTCTTCCCAATCCATTTCTTGGAAAACAGGAATATATTCTCGGATCTCGGAAACCCATTCTAACGGAAACGAAACTCCCAGAGGAAGCACGAGCACGATCCTATGCATCATATTCTCGCCTCTATGGGCTAAGGTCCTAGAAAGATAGGAGGCCGGTACTTTTTCGAATTCATCCATAATCTCCGTGATTAGTTCCGGATCGAAAGGTGTTTGCGGATATAATACGAGATCCGTGACTGCAAAAGGGTCTCTGGAAAAACGGCTTCTCAGTTTCGTGAAGAAATCTTGTTTAGAATTTTCTAATGCTTCCCCTCTCCACCAAACGGAAACATGTCTGGCACCCGCTAAATGGAATTCTTGCGATCCGAATTGCTCCAATCGTCCCGGAGAGAAGGAGAAAACATCCAAGACTTTTGGATCGGGATCAGAGAGAAGACTACGTGGAGTTTCATCCAACCTTCTATCCAATCGATCCTCCGATCGGAATAAAGTGGAACTCAAACTCTCTGCGGTAAAATTAGGAGTACGGATCACTCTATAAGGAGGCTTAGGAAGATAGATCAAGCCCTCCGTATCTGCGTCCTTTCTCATCGCAGTCCCAGGCAATACGGAAAGTGGAAATACCTGCACCCATTCCCCCAAACCGTGTCCGTAAAAGAATTCGATCCCTTCCATCACGTCGTCAGGAGTATCTCCAGGCAATCCGATGATCAGGTCCAGAAGAAGTTCGATCCCTCTGTCGGCCAGCATTCTCGCGGCCTCGGCCACCTTTTCCGGACTCCCGAAACGTTTTACTCGCTTCAAGGTTTCCTTATTGATGGATTGCATTCCTAATTCGATCCGATTGAAGCCAGCTAACGCTAGCTTGTCGGCGATCTTTTCTGTGATCCCTTCGGATCTTAGTTCTCCGAACATGGTCATCGTTCTATCGCCATTCACACGGATAATCGCGTCCAGAAAATCCTCGAAGCCCGGTCTATGATTGAAGGTAGGGTCCAAGAAGACCAGCTCCTTTGCGCCCCTATTCTTTAGATCGGAAAGAAGACGAACTGTTTCAGGAATATCTAATGTTCTTAATACATTGCTGCTTTTAGGATAAAAACAGTACGTGCACTGAGACCTACAACCTCTCACTGTTTCCAAATAAGTAGAACGAGTAGGATCCACAGGCACAAACCCTTCCAAATAAGGAGAAGGATAATTCGTCAGAGGAAAGGAAGCGTTCTCTTCCGGAGAGAATGGTCCCATCTTTCCGTCAGCACCGCGGACCGCGAGATTCGGTAGTTTTCTTGGATCTTCTTTTTTAAGTAAGGTCTCGATCAGAGCG from Leptospira langatensis includes these protein-coding regions:
- a CDS encoding methyltransferase family protein; translation: MVRPTKTISTLAHIRDILVLPFTVTVILPYFIYRPYPIYLSNDLPIRVVGVLLSIFGIALLYRTVSLFRKQGEGTIAPWEPTQRLIVVGPYRYCRNPMITGVLFILLGETFFLLSPHLLALAVIFFLTNTIYFIYREEPGLVLRFGQEYTHYKENVPRWIPNWKPYPGFSK
- a CDS encoding DUF2007 domain-containing protein → MKKLFETNDPIEAGLMESLLSSEEIAYIKKGDEANVLRGVLPPNDTLIAFYVGEEDYEGAEILIQNLRTDP
- a CDS encoding B12-binding domain-containing radical SAM protein, which translates into the protein MAKLKLVQLPVPPPTAFAATGNVPLAAGCLAVSARVNGLEKKGLDLEVLDPDITDREGDSQLADRIAKEEPEFVGFSLYLWNTERSLHLAREVKQRSPHTKILIGGPEVNPDNPFVLSEEGYDIAVSGEAEHTFAALIETLLKKEDPRKLPNLAVRGADGKMGPFSPEENASFPLTNYPSPYLEGFVPVDPTRSTYLETVRGCRSQCTYCFYPKSSNVLRTLDIPETVRLLSDLKNRGAKELVFLDPTFNHRPGFEDFLDAIIRVNGDRTMTMFGELRSEGITEKIADKLALAGFNRIELGMQSINKETLKRVKRFGSPEKVAEAARMLADRGIELLLDLIIGLPGDTPDDVMEGIEFFYGHGLGEWVQVFPLSVLPGTAMRKDADTEGLIYLPKPPYRVIRTPNFTAESLSSTLFRSEDRLDRRLDETPRSLLSDPDPKVLDVFSFSPGRLEQFGSQEFHLAGARHVSVWWRGEALENSKQDFFTKLRSRFSRDPFAVTDLVLYPQTPFDPELITEIMDEFEKVPASYLSRTLAHRGENMMHRIVLVLPLGVSFPLEWVSEIREYIPVFQEMDWEEASKKSEELGGDFPGARIVSKNENRAAWKILQENADPESVTFADRELEKRWCWEVLGYSEK